The proteins below come from a single Argentina anserina chromosome 1, drPotAnse1.1, whole genome shotgun sequence genomic window:
- the LOC126790223 gene encoding F-box/kelch-repeat protein At3g23880-like, with the protein MKMETNNSSSSSFSITSKDLPCEIIEEILLQLPVKSLLRFKCVSKSWLNLISDHKFIKSHLHQSTKQHPHHDEISDTHLMLSSTSLIHSLHLQLSNTTVSANSQEEEEEAPAATDAVELESIVEYPVTSTLRRPAAKDIKIVGSCNGLLCLVLDSQHMIIYNPSTRLVREVPNPEETVVGKDYFYGFGYDSRNDDCKIVRATSSSREGNFVTQFDIFTLRTNAWRTKTKTLPFYFMSSVVGTLLNGALHWAVRRGINITPADGDGHDPRTFGIVSFDLTEETYKEVPLPCDGDKQFAYYGLGVLGGRLSMLHSPHGSGYQVWVMKEYGVKASWSVYTTIPQKMEDSKEYIGLMSLLCVLKNGEILMMLHNHKKAVLYNPGQRKFRTIFNGEIGSSQLALYLESLVSPKTYAPSSSPYIPAT; encoded by the coding sequence ATGAAAATGGAGACAaacaacagcagcagcagctccTTTTCCATTACCAGCAAAGATCTTCCTTGCGAGATCATAGAGGAAATTCTGCTCCAGCTGCCGGTCAAGTCGTTGCTCCGTTTCAAATGTGTCAGCAAATCATGGCTTAACCTCATCTCCGACCACAAATTCATCAAGTCTCACCTTCACCAGTCCACCAAACAACACCCTCATCATGATGAAATATCAGACACACACCTCATGCTCTCCTCAACATCTCTCATTCACTCTCTGCATCTACAGCTATCCAATACCACTGTTTCAGCCAAttcacaagaagaagaagaagaagctccaGCTGCAACAGATGCAGTAGAACTCGAATCCATAGTCGAGTATCCTGTGACGTCGACTCTAAGGCGGCCAGCTGCGAAAGACATCAAGATCGTCGGTTCCTGTAACGGCTTGCTATGCTTGGTGCTCGACTCCCAGCACATGATCATTTACAACCCCTCAACCAGGCTTGTTCGAGAAGTTCCTAACCCGGAGGAAACTGTAGTCGGTAAAGATTACTTTTACGGTTTCGGTTATGATTCTCGCAACGATGACTGTAAAATAGTGAGGGCCACTTCTTCAAGTAGGGAGGGCAATTTCGTCACTCAATTTGACATCTTTACTTTGAGGACCAACGCTTGGCGGACAAAGACCAAAACCCTACCCTTTTATTTCATGTCCAGTGTCGTGGGTACTCTTCTCAATGGGGCTCTCCACTGGGCAGTCCGTCGAGGAATCAACATCACTCCGGCTGACGGCGATGGCCATGACCCGAGGACTTTCGGCATCGTCTCCTTTGATCTGACGGAGGAGACCTACAAAGAAGTTCCCTTGCCGTGTGACGGTGACAAGCAATTCGCGTACTATGGATTGGGGGTCTTAGGAGGGCGTCTGAGTATGCTCCACAGCCCCCATGGCTCTGGTTATCAAGTGTGGGTTATGAAGGAATATGGAGTCAAGGCATCTTGGAGCGTATACACAACCATCCCACAGAAGATGGAGGACTCTAAGGAATACATAGGGTTGATGTCTCTATTGTGCGTCTTAAAGAATGGCGAAATTCTGATGATGTTGCACAACCACAAAAAGGCCGTGCTATACAATCCCGGACAGAGAAAATTTCGAACCATATTCAATGGGGAAATAGGCTCTTCCCAACTGGCCTTATATCTCGAGAGTCTAGTTTCACCAAAAACATATGCACCATCCTCCTCGCCTTATATCCCAGCTACTTAG
- the LOC126794553 gene encoding 2-alkenal reductase (NADP(+)-dependent)-like isoform X2: protein MAEVKNKQVILKDYVSAGLPKECDMVVVATTTKLKLKEGSTGPISGFGVAKVLESKDAKFKQGDLVWGMTGWEEYSLITSNDYLFKIPTTDVPLSYYTGVLGMPGMTAYAGFYEICSPKKGETVFVSAASGAVGQLVGQFAKLVGCYVVGSAGSKDKVDLLKNKFGFDEAFNYKEEPNLDAALKRYFPDGIDIYFENVGGKMLDAVLVNMKIGGRISVCGMISQYNLVLPEGVHNLMYVVSKQLRMEGFIVSKYFPHYGKFLELVLPHIKEGTITYMEDVVEGLENAPSALLGLFAGRNVGKQVVVVSRE, encoded by the exons ATGGCGGAAGTGAAGAACAAGCAGGTGATATTGAAAGACTATGTGTCGGCCGGACTTCCCAAAGAATGCGACATGGTTGTCGTCGCTACCACCACCAAACTGAAGCTTAAAGAAGGCTCCACCGGG CCTATTAGCGGTTTTGGCGTTGCTAAAGTTTTGGAATCTAAGGATGCAAAGTTTAAGCAAGGCGACTTGGTTTGGGGAATGACTGGATGGGAAGAGTATAGTCTGATCACTTCCAACGACTATCTGTTTAAGATTCCCACAACTGATGTGCCTCTTTCTTATTATACTGGAGTTCTTG GTATGCCTGGTATGACTGCATATGCTGGTTTTTATGAGATCTGCTCTCCTAAGAAAGGAGAGACAGTCTTCGTTTCAGCAGCATCAGGAGCGGTAGGTCAGCTTGTTGGCCAATTTGCCAAGTTGGTAGGATGCTATGTTGTTGGAAGTGCTGGAAGCAAAGACAAG GTGGATTTGCTGAAGAACAAGTTTGGCTTTGATGAAGCCTTCAATTATAAGGAGGAACCTAACTTGGATGCAGCTTTGAAAAG GTACTTTCCTGATGGAATTGATATATACTTTGAAAATGTTGGGGGAAAGATGCTAGATGCAGTCCTAGTGAACATGAAGATTGGTGGCCGGATCTCAGTTTGCGGAATGATTTCACAGTACAACCTAGTGCTACCTGAAGGTGTACATAATTTAATGTATGTGGTGTCGAAACAGCTGCGCATGGAAGGCTTCATCGTTTCGAAATACTTTCCTCACTACGGCAAGTTTCTGGAATTGGTTCTGCCTCACATAAAAGAAGGCACCATTACGTACATGGAAGATGTTGTCGAAGGCCTGGAGAATGCTCCCTCGGCTCTGCTTGGACTCTTTGCCGGCCGCAATGTAGGAAAGCAGGTGGTGGTTGTTTCCCGAGAATGA
- the LOC126794553 gene encoding 2-alkenal reductase (NADP(+)-dependent)-like isoform X1: MAEVKNKQVILKDYVSAGLPKECDMVVVATTTKLKLKEGSTGVLVKNLYLSCDPYMRSRMAKRDSASYVDPFNPGKPISGFGVAKVLESKDAKFKQGDLVWGMTGWEEYSLITSNDYLFKIPTTDVPLSYYTGVLGMPGMTAYAGFYEICSPKKGETVFVSAASGAVGQLVGQFAKLVGCYVVGSAGSKDKVDLLKNKFGFDEAFNYKEEPNLDAALKRYFPDGIDIYFENVGGKMLDAVLVNMKIGGRISVCGMISQYNLVLPEGVHNLMYVVSKQLRMEGFIVSKYFPHYGKFLELVLPHIKEGTITYMEDVVEGLENAPSALLGLFAGRNVGKQVVVVSRE; the protein is encoded by the exons ATGGCGGAAGTGAAGAACAAGCAGGTGATATTGAAAGACTATGTGTCGGCCGGACTTCCCAAAGAATGCGACATGGTTGTCGTCGCTACCACCACCAAACTGAAGCTTAAAGAAGGCTCCACCGGGGTTCTGGTCAAGAACCTATACTTGTCCTGCGATCCTTACATGAGAAGCCGCATGGCCAAGCGTGACTCTGCTTCTTATGTCGATCCCTTCAACCCCGGCAAG CCTATTAGCGGTTTTGGCGTTGCTAAAGTTTTGGAATCTAAGGATGCAAAGTTTAAGCAAGGCGACTTGGTTTGGGGAATGACTGGATGGGAAGAGTATAGTCTGATCACTTCCAACGACTATCTGTTTAAGATTCCCACAACTGATGTGCCTCTTTCTTATTATACTGGAGTTCTTG GTATGCCTGGTATGACTGCATATGCTGGTTTTTATGAGATCTGCTCTCCTAAGAAAGGAGAGACAGTCTTCGTTTCAGCAGCATCAGGAGCGGTAGGTCAGCTTGTTGGCCAATTTGCCAAGTTGGTAGGATGCTATGTTGTTGGAAGTGCTGGAAGCAAAGACAAG GTGGATTTGCTGAAGAACAAGTTTGGCTTTGATGAAGCCTTCAATTATAAGGAGGAACCTAACTTGGATGCAGCTTTGAAAAG GTACTTTCCTGATGGAATTGATATATACTTTGAAAATGTTGGGGGAAAGATGCTAGATGCAGTCCTAGTGAACATGAAGATTGGTGGCCGGATCTCAGTTTGCGGAATGATTTCACAGTACAACCTAGTGCTACCTGAAGGTGTACATAATTTAATGTATGTGGTGTCGAAACAGCTGCGCATGGAAGGCTTCATCGTTTCGAAATACTTTCCTCACTACGGCAAGTTTCTGGAATTGGTTCTGCCTCACATAAAAGAAGGCACCATTACGTACATGGAAGATGTTGTCGAAGGCCTGGAGAATGCTCCCTCGGCTCTGCTTGGACTCTTTGCCGGCCGCAATGTAGGAAAGCAGGTGGTGGTTGTTTCCCGAGAATGA